In the genome of Nonomuraea sp. NBC_00507, the window GCGCCCTTGCCGTGCCGGCTGGACACGACGCCGTACGGGACGCGGGGCAGGACCGAGAGCATCTCGATCTTGAGTACGTCGCCGCGCTCCGCGCCGTCCACATAGACCGGCCCCGTCACGACGTGCGGCCCGTCGACGTCGAAGTCGCGTGTCGTCCGTGAGTAGTCGCGGGCGATCGCGATCGCGTCCTGGAGCACGTTCGCCTGGGGTACGCCGTGCTTGCCGAAGTAGGCGACGGGGTCGCGGCCCTGGTCCTCGAGGATGCCCTCATGCGAGACCGAGTCGATGGTGACCGTCTCGCCCGATTTCATCCGGAGGACCGGCTTGCTGCCCACCGACGGCACGTACCCCCATCGGACCTGCTCCACCGCCGACGGAAGGTAGTGCTTGCCGTGGATCGGGCCTTTGCGGGGCTGGAGTATGTCCCGGGGCAGCGTGACGGGCGGTGTGGCGGAAGCGGCGCGCGCGCCGAGCAACGTTCCGCCCGTTCCGGTCACGATCGCGGCGGCGCGCAGGAAGTTCCTCCGTCCCAGCCTCGCGATCAGGGCGTCGCGCACGTCGGTCGGGTTCTTCGGCACTCTCATGCCCCAAGGGTGAAGTACGTCTGTTACATCCCCATTTGCACCAGATTTCGGAGGATGCGGAGACCGACTAGCGGACGTCCGGGGAGAGGCGGAAGACGCGGAGTTCGCGGCCGGAGCGGTCGGTGTAGCCCTGGTAGAGCGGCCAGAAGCGGATGAGGGTCTCCCATGCCTGCTCGCGTTCGGCGTCGGTCAGCAGGGCGGCCGTCACAGGGATCACGCGGCCCCGGAACCGTACCGTGGCCTGCGGGGTCTTGAGGAGGTTGCCGCTCCAGGCGGGGTGATGCTCCCTGCCGAAGTTGCTGCCGACGACGAGGAACGTGCCGCCGTCCTCGGGCAGGCAGGCCAACGGGGTCTCCCGGAGCTGCCCCGACTTGCTGCCGGTGGTGGTGAGCAGCAGGTGGGGGATCATCTGGTCGCCCATGAGCGCGCGGCCGCCGGTCATCCGGTTGACGAGGCGGTCCAGCGGGGGCACGATCTTGGGCGCGATCAGGGCGAAGCCCCTGGTGCCCGCCAGCCACTGGAAGAACGGGCGCAGCGCGGTGCTGACGCGTGCCTTGACCCCGCCGTTGGACTGCTGCTGCTCGATCACGGTGACCTCACGTCCCGATCCGGTGGGGGCTGGTGACGGGGCAAGGATAGTGCCCAAGCAAGCGATTGGTCTAGCGGCTCTTGCCGGCCTCCTGCGCCGTCTGCTCCAGGCGGCTCCAGTACGACTGCCACCACGCCTGATCCGCGGCCGGCAGGTTGCCGTTGTCCGCGCGTAGTCCGGCGGCGCCGTCGATCAGCTCTCTGACGATGTCGGCGTGGCCGGCGTGGCGGTTGGTCTCGGCGATCACGTGGATCAGGATCCGGTGCAGCGTGACCTCGCGGCGTTCGGCCGGCCACCAGGCGACTCGGCCGACCGCGTCCAGCCGCAGCTCATTGATCGTGGCGTCCGCGTGCGCCCAGGCCCGGTGGTACAGGGCGGTGATCTGCTCGCGGGACTCGTCGGCCGTCGCCCACATGTCCGCGTTGGGCTCCGCGTCGTCCTCGTGCCAGGGCAGTGGCTCGCCGGACGGGCGGCCGAAGGTGTCGCTGAAGTAGCCGAACTCGACGCTGGCCACGTGTTTGACCAGGCCGAGGAGGTTGGTGCCCGTCGGTGTCATGGGGCGGCGGATGTCGTACTCGGAGAGGCCGTCGAGTTTCCAGAGCAGGGCCTCGCGAGCGGTCTGCAGATAGCGGTGGAGGTCGGCTTTGGGGTCCGATACGGTCATGCCGATCATTGTGTCATTTCGGGGGGGTTGGGTTCGTGCGAACGCGATGGGGTGCCCGGGTCGTGCTGCTCGATCGCGATGAGCGGGTCCTGCTGGTTCAGCACAGGAACGACGGCGCCATCGTGGTGCCGGGCTCGCCCGTGCGGGATCTGTTCTGGATCCCGCCGGGTGGGGGTGTGGAGGACGGCGAGGACCTCCTCGACGCCGCGCGGCGGGAGTTGGCGGAGGAAACCGGGCTGACGGAGGTCGAGTGGGGCCCGTGCCTGTGGATTCGCGACGTTCACGTGACGTGGGACGGGCGGCCGGTGCATGCGCGGGAACAGTACTTCCTCGCCCGGTATCGGGGCGGGGAGGATGTCTGCCGCGCTCGTCTGGATCCCAGCGAGCAGGATGTGATCACTGAGCTTCGATGGTGGTCCCCGGGGGAGCTGACCGTCGCCGATGGTGAGACGTTGCGGCCTCCAGGACTGTCCGACCTCCTCGCCGAGGTGCTGGCCGGACGGTTGCCGGATGAACCTCGTGTGTTGAGTGCTTGAGCGTCGTGTTCCCAGGCGCTATCGGCGGGGCCACATCGCGTTGAGGCGGTCCGCCGTCGCCTGGTACGCATCCTCCACCGCCGGCGTGAGCACGACGTCGGCGCCAGGGCCCGCGGCGGCCAGGCGCTCGCGCAGCACGATGGACTCGGCCGTGTCGGCCAGGTCCAGCAGACCGCTGATGCCGGCCGCGGCGGCGACGATGTCCGTGCTCGAGCCGTTGGCGCCACCGGCCTCCAGAGCGTCACGCACTACGCCGGGGCTCACCACGCCCCTGCCCAGCGCGGCGGCGGCGGCCGACAGCGTCGCGACGTCGATCGGGTCGACGTCCACCAGGCGCAGCGGGACGTGCTCGGTCCGGCCGCCCGGCGCGTACAGCCGGCCCGCCAGCCTGGCGGCCGCTGCGCGCTGTCCCTGCGTGGGCGCGAGCGCTCGCCACAGCCTGCGCAGTGCGGTCAGCGCGGCGCCGTTCGCCAGAGGGCCGGGCAGGGTGGCGCCGTCGTCCTCGGCGGCCTTCAACGTCAGCAGCAGTCGCTCCAACTCCTCGATCGCGCGGGCCAGGTCCTCCCCCAGGTCGGGCACCAGAACCACCCGCGGGCCCAGGCCCGTCATACGTCGCTCCGGGCACGCGGAGGAGGGGCGTCGCCGGGCAACGGGGCGAGGGCAGGCAGGGCGTTGCCGGGTAAGGGCGCGAGGGCAGGCGGGGCCTTGCCGGGCGAGGGTTCGGGGGTAGGCGGGGCGTTGCCGGGCCGAGATGTGAGGGCAAGCCGGGTGTCGTTGGGCGGGGGAGCAGGGGTCGGCTGGGGGGCGCTGGGCGCGGGTGCGGCGAGTCCGGTGGCTAAGTGCGTGCGAGCCTCGACGGCAGCGCCGACCGGGGCGTGCGCCGGGGACAGCGGGTGCTGAAGGGGGGTCACATTCGCGAGGGTACGCCGAGCTTCGGGAGTTCGCCGGTTTCTGTGATGGTTTGTGCATATTGCTCGCTTTGGGGACCCGAGCGAAGCCGGCCGCGGCCCGGGTCAGGGGCCGTGCGCCTGATCCCGACCGGAATGCTCGGCGTCGTATGCCGCCACGGCGCGCTTGCCTGCCGTCATCCGCCACGCCTGCTCCAGCAGCGCTCCGATCTCCGCCCAGTCGGGCTCGACCTCGAGCAGCTCGACGCCGACCCACGACTTGACGTAGGCGGGGCGGAAGTAGCGTGCCGGGTCGGCGGCCATCAGCGTCTCCAGCTCGCCCGGCGGCGCCTTCACGGCGAGCGTCAGCCGACCGTCGCCGTGGTGGTCGATGAGCAACCACGCGATCCGCTTGCGCCCCACCATGAACCCGACGTGCCCGAAGGAATCCTCGTCGACCACCCCGGGCAGCCCACCGGCCAGCTCGGCCAGCCGTCCCCGCACCAGCTCGACGTCCGCATCCGTCCAACCGCCAGCCATACCAGGCACCCTAGAACCCGGCACCGACAGTTCGCGCCCCGGCGCCCAGAGCGATCGGCCAGACCACGAGCAGGTATGACTCGCCGGGCCGGTTCGACGGCCGCTCGCCCCGGCGCGAACGACCGTAAACGCGCAGGCCGTAGCGGCCGACGCCCTGGTAGGTCAGGTTAGGCGGCTCCTCTCCGTGGTCGTCCGACATGCCCTCGACCCGCATGATCCCGGTGGTCGTGACGAACTCGATCTCCTCGGTCTCCTCCCAGCTCGAGGGGGGCATGCGAGCCCCGGACTGGTCCCACCGCACGTGCACCCCCACCACGGACCGGTCCCTCAGGGTCCTGATGACGACCGCGTCGGGCGCGGCGGCGACCAGGCCCTCGGGCAACGCCGGCTCGGCGGCAGGAGGCTGGTAGGGGTTGGCGATGCGTAACCTATGTAACGATGCCCTTGCCACCCCTCGTACGGGAGCGGGCGGCAGGGGAGGCTGGATCTCCCGGGCGGGGCGTCCCGGCTGGTGCTCCGGCCGAGCGTGCTCCCTGGCCCAGTGCCGGATCTCGCTGCTCTTGTCCGGCAGGCCCAGCTCTTCGGCGACGCCCACGCCGAGCTTGGCGCAGGCCTCCGGCCCCACCTCGATGGGCCAGACCGTGACGAGGTAGAACTCGAACGGCACGTCCGGCACGGCGGCGGGATGGAGGTCGCGGCCACGGGCGTGCACGCGCATGCCGTAGCGACCCGGCCCCAGCGGGGTGAGGTTGGGGAGCGCCTCAGGCGCTTCCATCATCATGCCGGACACCCGCATCTCGCCGGTGAAGGTGATCAGCTCCACCTCCTCCACCTCGTCCCACCCCTCGTCCGTGACGGCAGGAGGCGCGTCGGTGAGCTGAACGGTGACGTCCACGGCACCGGTATGAATGCCGGTCAGGATCACGGCAGCACCGGGGGCCGACGCCGTCAGGCCGTTCGGGACGCCGGAGACGCCGGTGGGGTGGTCCGCGCCCGATCCGTCCGTCACGAGCATCTGGTGGTAGCTCACGTGGACGTCCGCCCGGGCGGACGTGGGAGATGGCGTGCTCATTCAGGGCCCTTCTCGCGGCGACCGCAGCGGAGCTCGGAAATTAGTGCTGGCACTCTTTATCACCACGACCCTATTCTCCGCATTGTGAAACTCCTGAAGAGTGCGGCGCTCGCGTGCGTCCTGACGGCGTCCATTGCGGTTACGGCCCCCACCGCGGCGACCGCGTATCCGGTGAAAGACCCCAAACTTACCAAAAACTCTCTCTATGACATGGGCGCGCTGCCCATGACCACGTGCGAGGAGCCGCCGATCAAGCGCAACAATCGCAAGCTCGCCCGCGCCTATCTGAACGCGGTCATCGCCTGTTTGGAAGACACGTGGGAGCAACACCTGTGGAACGCCGGCATGCGTTACGAGAAGGTCAAGGTCCGGCACATGGATCGGATTCCCAAGAACTACTGCGGCTTCGACGTGGGAAAAGAGGATTCCCAGGCGTGGTACTGCGGCCGTAATGGCACGCTGGTCTTCCAGCTCGGCAAGGGATGGCTCGACGACCCCTACGACCTGTGGCTGTTCGATACGGCGGCCTCCATGTACGGCTACCACGTCCAGAAGCAGGTCGGCATCGCCACCGCCATCGACAAATTACGCCACGGCAAGAAGGCGGAATACTACGAGCAGGAGCGCCGCGAGAGCCTGCAGACCGAATGCCTCGGCGGCGCCTTCATAAAGAGCGTGTGGCCGATCGGCAACAGGACGACGGACGACTGGGACGAATTGCTGGACCTCTTCGTGGGTGACGAGCCCGGCGACGAGCGGTGGTACGGCAAGGCGTCCACCATCAAGATGTGGATCAAGCGGGGGTTCGCCACGGGTGATCCTGCCGCCTGCAACACCTGGACCGCCTCGTCGTCCGAGGTCGCCTGACACCCTCAGCCGCCTCGCGGGAGGAGCCGACATGCGTGCACTGGTGGTGTGTGCCCTCGCCGTCCTCATGGCGGTCGCGGCCTGCGGCGACGATCCGCCGTCCAGTCCCACGTTACGCACCGAGTTGCTGCAGATGTTGAAGGTCGACCAGGAGGTCCGGACGCTCGAGGCGACCGAGGAGGACTGGAACCGGGTGGAGAAGGCCAACACCGACCGCATGCGCCAGATCCTCGACGCGCACGGCTGGCCGGGCCACTCGATGGTCGGCAAGGACGGCGCGCACGCCGCCTGGGCGCTGATCCAGCACGCCGACCGCGACCTCGACCTGCAACGCCGCGGCCTGGAGCTGATGCGCCAGGCCGTGGAGAAGGACGAGGCGGATCCCTCCGACCTGGCCTATCTCGTGGATCGGGTGCGGGTGGCGGAGAAGAAGCCGCAGGTGTACGGCACGCAGTGGGAGACCGATCCGCAGGGAAACTGGCGCCCCCGCACCCCGATCGAGAACGAGGCGGAGGTGGACGAGCGGCGTGCGGACGTCGGGCTGAAGCCCATCAAGGAATACGTGGAGGAGCTCAAGTCGCTCGAGTGACGGCTAATATATAAGCACTGTTACATCGGTGAGAGGAGCCGTCCGCTTGTATCCCCCGATTGAGCCCTACGACCACGGCATGCTCGACGTCGGCGATGGCAACCTCGTCTATTGGGAGGTCTGCGGCAACCCCGAGGGCAAGCCCGCGCTCGTCGTGCACGGCGGGCCGGGCTCGGGCTGCTCGGTCGGCGTGCGGAAGACGTTCGACCCGGAGCGTTATCGGATCGTCCTGTTCGACCAGCGCAACTGCGGCCGCAGCCGGCCGCACGCCAGTGACCCGGCGACCGACCTGAGCGCCAACACCACGCACCACCTGATCGCCGACATGGAGGTGCTGCGTGAGCACCTCGGCATCGGCAAATGGCTGCTGTACGGCGGCTCGTGGGGCTCGACGCTGATCCTGGCCTACGCCGAGGCGCATCCCGAGCGTGTGTCGGAGATCGTCATCCCCGCTGTGACGACCACGCGCCGCTTCGAGATCGACTGGCTCTACCGAGGCGTCGGCAGGTTCTTCCCCGAGGAATGGGAGCGGTTCAGGCAGGGCGTGCCGGAGGCCGACCGCGACGGCGACACCTTCGCGTTGCTGGCGGCGTACTCGCGGCTCCTGGCCGACCCGGACCCCGCCGTCCGTGCGAAGGCCGCCCGCGACTGGGTCACCTGGGAGGACGCGGTGATCTCCCTGGAGACCAACGGCAAGCCGAACGCCTACAGCGACCGGCCCGACGAGGCCGTCATGGCCATGACGCGGATCTGCTCGCATTACTTCTCCAACGGCGCCTGGCTGGAGGAGGGCGTGTTGCTGCGCGAGGCCGGGCGGCTGGCCGGGATCCCCGGCGTGCTCATCCACGGCCGCCTGGACCTGGGCGGGCCGGTCGACACGGCGTGGCACCTGGCCCAGGCGTGGCCCGACGCCCGGCTGGTCGTGGTGGACGACTCCGGGCACACCGGCAGCGAGACGATGCGGAAAGAGATCTTCGCGGCGCTGGACGCCTTCGCTCCCCGGTGAAAGGCGGAACCCCGCGGCTCGCGATCATCTGAGGCGTACGGAAGGCCTGTGCCGATCAGTGTCTTGAAAATGTCGCATATTGCGTCTCGAAATTAAGACCCGGAAAGGTGCCGGTAGAGCGTCGCGCGGGACACGCCGAGCGTGCGGGCGATCTCGGCGGCAGTGTGCCGGCCGGAGGCGTGCATGCGCCGCGCCGTCTCGACCGCCTCCGGGCTCAGCGCCCCCGGCCGGCCACGCCGGCGTCCCACCGGCCGCGGTGCGGCGCGGCTCGGGGCCGGCTCTTCCAGTAGCCGTTCCACCCCTGACAGCACAGCGGGTCGCAGCAGGTCGGCGGGCAGGTCCGCGAACATCACGACGGGGTCGCTGAGCATGGCGAACGCCTGCACCGCCCGGATCCGCACCACGTGATCCGCGAGCGGCCCGGCGATGAGGTGCTCGGCCAGGACGGCGGCGTCTCGAAAACGCTCGAAGACAGGCTCTTCGGAGGCCAGCGCCAGGTCCCTCAGTTGCAGCCTGAGCAGGTAACGGTGGGCCAGCCACACATCCAGCAGGCCCTCGATGACGGCCCACCGCCGCCGGCGCTCGTCGCCGGCCGGCAGGCGGCCGGCCGCGTCCAGCGCCGCCTGCATGTCGGTCAGCATCGGCTCGGCCAGCGCCGCGATGATGGCGCCCTTGCTGGGGAAATGGTAGAGAACCGCGGTCTTGGTCAGCTCCAGGCGCTCGGCGATCTCGCGGATCGAGGTGGCGTGGTAGCCGCGCGCGGCGAACAGGTCGAGCGCCACCTGAAGGATGCGCGAGCGGGTGTCGTCCGTCACGCCGCCGATTCTACGCATTGCCTGACCCGGGGTCTGGAGCCTAGAGTAGGCCACTGACCGATGGTCAGGGAGGCCATGATGGGCGGGCGAATTCTGATCGCAGGGGCGAGCATCGCGGGGACGACGCTGGCGCACTGGCTGGCCAGGCACGGGCTGCGGCCCACCCTGGTCGAGCGAGCCCCTGGGCTGCGCGTGGGCGGGAACGGCGTCGACCTGCGGGACGAGGCGATGGCGGTGGCCGAGCGGATGGGGATCATGCCGCGGGTCCGGGAGGCGGCGGCGGATGTGCGGGGCATCCGGTTCGTCGACGCCGACGACCGGGCCGTGGCCCGCATCGACATGCGACGCCTGCAGAGCGGGGGCGGCGAGGTCGAGATCATGCGCGGCGACCTGGTGAGGCTGCTCCACGAGGCGGGGGGATCGGGTGTCGAGCACCTCTTCGGCACCGCTGTGCAGGGCATCGAGCAGGACGACGACGGGGTGACGGTGTCCTTCGACAGGGGCGTGAGCAGGCGGTTCGACCTGGTGGTAGGCGCGGATGGGCTGCACTCCACGGTGCGGCGGCTGGCCTTCGGGCCCGAGAGCGGGTTCGTCCGGCACATGGGGCACTACTTCGCCTTCGCCAAGACGGACGCGGCGCTGGGGGAGGACCGTCACGTGACGATGTACAACCTGCCGGGGAAGATGGCGGGCATCTACCGGTCGGGCAACCACGCGCAGGCCATGGCGTACTTCATGTTCCGGTCGGGGCCGCTGGCCTACGACCACCGCGACGTCGGGGAGCACAAGCGGCTGGTGCGGGAGGCGTTCGGGCACGAGACCTCGTGGCGGGTGCGCGAGCTGCTGGCCACGGCGCTCGACGATCCCGATTTCTACTTCGACGCGTTGAGCCAGGTACGCATGCCGTCGTGGTCGTCGGGCCGGGTGACGCTCGTCGGCGATGCCGCCCACTGCGCGGCGCCGGCCTCGGGAGCGGGAGCGGAGCTGGCGATCGTGGGGGCGTACCGGCTCGCGGAGGCGCTCGCGAACGCGCCCGATCACACGGCGGCCTTCCGGCACTACCAGGAAGGGCACAGAGGGCTGGTCAGGAGCAAGCAGCGGATCGGGCCCAACGTGCGGATGATGGTGCCGAAGAACCGCCTCGGGATGTGGACCAGAAACGTGCTGGTCCGCTCGCCGCTCGTCGGCGGAAGCACGTGACAGGCCCCCGTCAGAGCGGGGCCAGGCGGGCGGCGAGCAGGGCGGCGAAGACGATCAGGGACAGCCCGCAGGCCGCCTCCAGAAGGCGTACCGCCAGGGGTGGCAGCGCTCTGCGGAGCAGGGCGATGAGGCCCGCGGAGACGAAGCACCAGGCCAGAGAGGAGGTCATGAAACCGGTGAAGAAGACGGCGAGGCCGCTCACGCCCGCGTCCCGCCCCAGGACGGAGCTGACCGCGCCGGCCGCCCCTGACCAATAGACGACGTTCCAGGGGTTGCCGAGCGACATGGCCGCGCCGACCGAGAGCGCGCCCCGTCGTGACGGGGTGCGGGAGGTCGCCTCGGCAGGTGGGAAGGCGGCCTCCCGCAGGGCCGTCACCCCGAGCCAGCCCAGCAGCAGGCACCCGGACACCGTCAGCGGGACGCGCAGAGCAGGCACGGCGAACAGCGCCCCGACGCCGGCCAAACCGAGCAGCGCCCACACGGCGTCACCCGCCAGCGACCCGACCTGCACGGCGAACGCCGGACCGAAGCCGCCGCGCACGCCCCGCCGCAGCGACTCGCTGAAGACCGCGCCCGGTGCCGCGTTGAACAACAACCCCACCCAGAAGGCCAGCAGGAAGATCTCGGACATGACGTTCAATCTGGCGGTAACGGCCCCGGGGCGTCTTGTCAGATGTTGACGCGACGGTAGCGGCCGGGGGTGACGGCGTACGCGGCCGTGAAGTGCCGGTGGAAATGTGCCTGGTCGGCGAACCCCAAAGCGTGGGCCACGTCGGCGACCGGCTCGCCGTGCCGCAGCCGCCGGCGCCCCTCGGCCAGCCGCGCCTGCAGGTGCCACGCGTACGGTGGGCAGCCGGTGGCCCGGGTGAACGAGCGGATGAGGTGTTCGCGGGACATCCCGGCGTCCTCGGCGAGACCGGCCAGGGACGGCGGGTTGGACAGATCGCCGCGGAGCCGGTCGAGCACGGCGGCGATCCTGCCGTCGCCGGTCCCGGCGCCGGTGGGGCCGCTGGTGCCGTCCGGGCCGCGCCGGCGGGTGGCACTCGTTCCGGTGAGGTCCAGCAGGCGCAGCAGGAGCACCGTGAGGCGCTCCTCGATCAGCGCCGGGTCGCCGCCCGGCAGGTCCCTGGCCGCCCGCAGCAGCTCAGCACGCAGGGGGGCGGAGCGGACGAGCGGGCGCTCGAAGTCCACCGGCGCGCCGCCGGTCAGGGCGGTGAGGACGGCAGGCGGCACGTACCAGCTCACGCACGCGAACGCCGCCCCGTCCGGCGTCCGCGTCGTGCAGGACTGGACCTGGCCGGGGTTGTAGACGGTCACCTCGTCCAGGTCCACGTCGAACGAGGCCCGGTCCAGACGCACCGCCTCGCGGCCACACAGGTTGGTGCTGATGACGTACTCGTCGTGGCTGTGCCGTGGGAACCCGCCGGAGGCCGGCCTGACCACGGCCAGCTGCGTGCCGTTCACGTCCCTGACCTGCTGCATATCGGAAAGATTAGGTCATATGGGAGAAACCTCCGCCTGACTATCCTCACGCCGAGCCGCGTGCCGACCGGCGAGCGCGGCGACGCCGCCCAGGAGCAGCGCGGCGATCACCAGCAGCGCGCTGACCCACAGC includes:
- the pip gene encoding prolyl aminopeptidase, giving the protein MYPPIEPYDHGMLDVGDGNLVYWEVCGNPEGKPALVVHGGPGSGCSVGVRKTFDPERYRIVLFDQRNCGRSRPHASDPATDLSANTTHHLIADMEVLREHLGIGKWLLYGGSWGSTLILAYAEAHPERVSEIVIPAVTTTRRFEIDWLYRGVGRFFPEEWERFRQGVPEADRDGDTFALLAAYSRLLADPDPAVRAKAARDWVTWEDAVISLETNGKPNAYSDRPDEAVMAMTRICSHYFSNGAWLEEGVLLREAGRLAGIPGVLIHGRLDLGGPVDTAWHLAQAWPDARLVVVDDSGHTGSETMRKEIFAALDAFAPR
- a CDS encoding TetR family transcriptional regulator, with translation MTDDTRSRILQVALDLFAARGYHATSIREIAERLELTKTAVLYHFPSKGAIIAALAEPMLTDMQAALDAAGRLPAGDERRRRWAVIEGLLDVWLAHRYLLRLQLRDLALASEEPVFERFRDAAVLAEHLIAGPLADHVVRIRAVQAFAMLSDPVVMFADLPADLLRPAVLSGVERLLEEPAPSRAAPRPVGRRRGRPGALSPEAVETARRMHASGRHTAAEIARTLGVSRATLYRHLSGS
- a CDS encoding DinB family protein; translation: MTVSDPKADLHRYLQTAREALLWKLDGLSEYDIRRPMTPTGTNLLGLVKHVASVEFGYFSDTFGRPSGEPLPWHEDDAEPNADMWATADESREQITALYHRAWAHADATINELRLDAVGRVAWWPAERREVTLHRILIHVIAETNRHAGHADIVRELIDGAAGLRADNGNLPAADQAWWQSYWSRLEQTAQEAGKSR
- a CDS encoding LysE family transporter; this encodes MSEIFLLAFWVGLLFNAAPGAVFSESLRRGVRGGFGPAFAVQVGSLAGDAVWALLGLAGVGALFAVPALRVPLTVSGCLLLGWLGVTALREAAFPPAEATSRTPSRRGALSVGAAMSLGNPWNVVYWSGAAGAVSSVLGRDAGVSGLAVFFTGFMTSSLAWCFVSAGLIALLRRALPPLAVRLLEAACGLSLIVFAALLAARLAPL
- a CDS encoding DUF6624 domain-containing protein; the protein is MRALVVCALAVLMAVAACGDDPPSSPTLRTELLQMLKVDQEVRTLEATEEDWNRVEKANTDRMRQILDAHGWPGHSMVGKDGAHAAWALIQHADRDLDLQRRGLELMRQAVEKDEADPSDLAYLVDRVRVAEKKPQVYGTQWETDPQGNWRPRTPIENEAEVDERRADVGLKPIKEYVEELKSLE
- a CDS encoding AraC family transcriptional regulator — its product is MQQVRDVNGTQLAVVRPASGGFPRHSHDEYVISTNLCGREAVRLDRASFDVDLDEVTVYNPGQVQSCTTRTPDGAAFACVSWYVPPAVLTALTGGAPVDFERPLVRSAPLRAELLRAARDLPGGDPALIEERLTVLLLRLLDLTGTSATRRRGPDGTSGPTGAGTGDGRIAAVLDRLRGDLSNPPSLAGLAEDAGMSREHLIRSFTRATGCPPYAWHLQARLAEGRRRLRHGEPVADVAHALGFADQAHFHRHFTAAYAVTPGRYRRVNI
- a CDS encoding MmcQ/YjbR family DNA-binding protein — encoded protein: MAGGWTDADVELVRGRLAELAGGLPGVVDEDSFGHVGFMVGRKRIAWLLIDHHGDGRLTLAVKAPPGELETLMAADPARYFRPAYVKSWVGVELLEVEPDWAEIGALLEQAWRMTAGKRAVAAYDAEHSGRDQAHGP
- a CDS encoding nitroreductase family deazaflavin-dependent oxidoreductase, which codes for MIEQQQSNGGVKARVSTALRPFFQWLAGTRGFALIAPKIVPPLDRLVNRMTGGRALMGDQMIPHLLLTTTGSKSGQLRETPLACLPEDGGTFLVVGSNFGREHHPAWSGNLLKTPQATVRFRGRVIPVTAALLTDAEREQAWETLIRFWPLYQGYTDRSGRELRVFRLSPDVR
- a CDS encoding FAD-dependent monooxygenase; its protein translation is MGGRILIAGASIAGTTLAHWLARHGLRPTLVERAPGLRVGGNGVDLRDEAMAVAERMGIMPRVREAAADVRGIRFVDADDRAVARIDMRRLQSGGGEVEIMRGDLVRLLHEAGGSGVEHLFGTAVQGIEQDDDGVTVSFDRGVSRRFDLVVGADGLHSTVRRLAFGPESGFVRHMGHYFAFAKTDAALGEDRHVTMYNLPGKMAGIYRSGNHAQAMAYFMFRSGPLAYDHRDVGEHKRLVREAFGHETSWRVRELLATALDDPDFYFDALSQVRMPSWSSGRVTLVGDAAHCAAPASGAGAELAIVGAYRLAEALANAPDHTAAFRHYQEGHRGLVRSKQRIGPNVRMMVPKNRLGMWTRNVLVRSPLVGGST
- a CDS encoding neutral zinc metallopeptidase — translated: MKLLKSAALACVLTASIAVTAPTAATAYPVKDPKLTKNSLYDMGALPMTTCEEPPIKRNNRKLARAYLNAVIACLEDTWEQHLWNAGMRYEKVKVRHMDRIPKNYCGFDVGKEDSQAWYCGRNGTLVFQLGKGWLDDPYDLWLFDTAASMYGYHVQKQVGIATAIDKLRHGKKAEYYEQERRESLQTECLGGAFIKSVWPIGNRTTDDWDELLDLFVGDEPGDERWYGKASTIKMWIKRGFATGDPAACNTWTASSSEVA
- a CDS encoding NUDIX hydrolase produces the protein MRTRWGARVVLLDRDERVLLVQHRNDGAIVVPGSPVRDLFWIPPGGGVEDGEDLLDAARRELAEETGLTEVEWGPCLWIRDVHVTWDGRPVHAREQYFLARYRGGEDVCRARLDPSEQDVITELRWWSPGELTVADGETLRPPGLSDLLAEVLAGRLPDEPRVLSA